From Juglans regia cultivar Chandler chromosome 8, Walnut 2.0, whole genome shotgun sequence, the proteins below share one genomic window:
- the LOC109008544 gene encoding disease resistance protein At4g27190-like produces MEEIVIAVLAKIAECTVQPVGRWLCYSCHYKSNMEYLNNQEMRLRDAQKEVERKVKTDSDNGNEIKDNAKMWLEKVDNIIKKLGGGEEAESRNSNPSCLNLKQRHQMSRKAKQMVRNIAKILEEGKFVDGVSHCPAVQDRVTPRNMDYMNFDSRISITKRIMEALGDANINKIGVWGSAGVGKSTLMKEIFRKAKEESLFDEVALANVTESPNLSQIQEEIANMLDLKLDPNCKTEMVRAGHLRARLEKDKEKKILVILDDIWKRLDLEEIGIIPSERCKVLLTSRDRHVLASEMVNEENSFKLDTLGEEEAWKLFEKMAGDFTKEDLDLRNTAIKVAKACGGLPIALVTVSRALKNKNLRIWKDALVQLTKSTPEHDTEIWSPVYSCIQLSYNHLVGRELKSLFLLCAQQGYYISYRDLLRYGFGLRDLLRYDFGLCLFRGIDTLDETRNRLENLVSKLQDACLLLQSPRSSEEFYMHDLVRHVATMIASDDDHNMFVMRGDGGQKAWPDVDSLKRCEALSIHDGDHIHKYSNKIECPKLRYFHVQCKPRYLKTPSISLQGMDKLEDIFFQGMDKLEVLSLTNIQLSSLLPLTNLQTLCLDGCELGDIHWIGELKTLVILSLTRSDISNLPREIGSLIGLRLLDLTDCSKLKVIPPNVLSSLVKLEELYMRNIKVQWEVEGPNNEGKNASLVELKKLSYLITLEIDIEDDAYNLPKDLFSKELERYKICIGHIRDPYYRYRGEEAGFSRSLELALNMSNFQLDFGIKMLLKRTEYIYLDESDNTKSVLYELDREDFQQLKHLHILHSWHLPELRTSFKNLKVLRVEDCEKLRFIFSSSIARGLSLLEKLKITRCNNVGAIFVKGEDGIEEAGDLMLFSRLQTLHLRDLPKLVSFLSTRETNSEGNGHDLQVPLLHHQLSFPSLKKLHLQHLPKIKHVWSNVNGCESLKSLKIEDCGVMEEIVAREDGTDPTTRFLFPSLTLLSLDGLPKLKWFFQGVRTLELPSSKELDEQGGTLFGIEEDELPSTSIQKLRVLELNNCEKLRFIFSSSIARGLSLLEELEITSCNNVGAIVVKEEKDGIENGDVILFHQLQTLKLDDLPELVSFLSTRSSFMTDCGQIIGEGNHDLHMPLLHHQVSFPSLQTLCMESLPKIKHIWSCGQEPKTFFKCVEQLKTLWIKNCEVLEEIVGGGGGAGAVARTLLEFPRVTNLRLENLKRLKWFYKGVHVSKWPMLEEIWIRGCEKVEIFASGVVSFEETVEDRPSEMSIKQPIFLVDELSFSSLKKLHIWNMHKLEIIWQDQVAASSLLVCGIWNRKKKKEAETPVEAPTEPESYMKEQEDNKNKSDSPVEAPMKPDYKKKETEASTGPESSKKENPEIIRG; encoded by the exons ATGGAGGAGATCGTTATTGCAGTTTTAGCGAAAATCGCAGAGTGCACTGTTCAACCAGTTGGACGGTGGCTATGTTATTCATGTCACTACAAGAGCAACATGGAGTATCTGAACAATCAGGAAATGAGGCTGCGGGATGCTCAGAAAGAGGTTGAACGCAAGGTTAAAACTGATTCAGATAACGGCAATGAAATTAAAGATAATGCAAAAATGTGGTTGGAAAAGGTGGACAATATTATCAAGAAACTTGGTGGAGGTGAAGAAGCGGAATCGAGGAACTCTAATCCGTCATGCCTGAACTTGAAGCAACGACATCAGATGAGCCGAAAAGCAAAGCAGATGGTGCGTAATATTGCAAAAATTCTTGAAGAAGGAAAATTCGTCGACGGCGTTTCCCATTGTCCTGCTGTGCAAGATAGGGTGACTCCAAGAAACATGGATTACATGAACTTCGATTCAAGGATATCAATTACGAAGAGAATTATGGAGGCATTGGGAGATGCTAATATTAACAAGATCGGTGTGTGGGGGTCGGCTGGAGTTGGAAAGAGTACACTGATGAAAGAAATTTTCAGGAAAGCCAAGGAAGAAAGCTTATTCGATGAGGTGGCTCTGGCAAATGTGACGGAAAGCCCAAACCTAAGCCAAATTCAAGAAGAAATTGCAAACATGCTAGATCTAAAGCTTGATCCTAATTGTAAAACTGAAATGGTAAGAGCAGGCCATCTACGGGCGAGGTTAGAAAAAGACAAGGAGAAGAAGATACTTGTTATCTTGGATGATATATGGAAGCGACTTGATTTGGAGGAAATAGGAATTATTCCTTCCGAAAGATGCAAAGTACTACTCACATCTAGAGATCGACATGTACTAGCTTCTGAGATGGTCAACGAAGAGAACAGCTTTAAACTCGACACTttaggagaagaagaagcatgGAAGTTATTTGAAAAGATGGCAGGTGATTTTACGAAAGAGGATCTTGACTTGCGAAACACAGCAATTAAGGTAGCTAAAGCGTGTGGAGGTCTTCCTATTGCACTTGTAACAGTTTCTAGGGCATTAAAGAAcaagaatttgagaatatgGAAGGATGCCCTGGTGCAACTAACAAAATCCACTCCAGAACATGACACAGAAATATGGTCACCCGTATATTCTTGTATACAACTGAGCTATAATCATCTTGTTGGTAGAGAGCTCAAATCTCTCTTTTTGCTTTGTGCTCAACAAGGTTACTACATTTCCTATCGGGACTTGTTGAGATATGGTTTCGGTCTGCGGGACTTGTTGAGATATGATTTCGGTCTGTGTTTATTCCGTGGCATTGATACATTGGATGAAACAAGAAACAGACTAGAAAATTTAGTTAGTAAGCTCCAAGATGCTTGTTTGCTACTACAAAGTCCTCGTAGCTCCGAGGAATTTTACATGCACGATCTTGTTCGTCACGTTGCTACAATGATTGCGTCAGATGATGATCATAATATGTTTGTCATGAGAGGCGATGGTGGGCAAAAAGCATGGCCAGATGTGGATTCACTAAAAAGATGCGAGGCGCTCTCTATTCATGATGGAGATCATATCCATAAATATTCCAATAAAATAGAATGTCCTAAATTAAGATACTTTCATGTCCAGTGTAAACCTCGATATTTGAAAACCCCAAGCATCTCCTTGCAAGGGATGGACAAGCTCGAAGACATTTTCTTCCAAGGGATGGACAAGCTCGAAGTTCTGAGTTTGACAAATATACAACTTTCATCACTTTTGCCACTTACAAACCTACAAACATTGTGTCTAGATGGATGTGAGTTGGGAGATATTCATTGGATTGGAGAACTCAAGACTTTAGTAATTCTTAGTCTTACTCGTTCTGACATTTCAAATCTGCCAAGAGAAATAGGGTCATTGATTGGTTTGCGGTTATTGGATTTGACCGATTGTTCCAAACTTAAAGTGATTCCTCCTAATGTCTTGTCAAGCTTGGTCAAGTTAGAAGAATTGTATATGCGAAACATCAAAGTCCAATGGGAGGTTGAAGGACCCaataatgaaggaaaaaatgCTAGCCTTGTAGAGCTAAAGAAATTGTCATACTTGATCACCTTAGAGATAGATATTGAAGATGATGCCTACAATCTACCGAAAGATTTGTTTTCTAAAGAGCTTGAGAGATACAAGATCTGTATTGGACATATCAGGGATCCATATTACAGGTATCGTGGGGAGGAGGCCGGCTTCTCAAGATCCTTAGAACTCGCACTGAATATGAGCAACTTCCAATTGGACTTTGGGATCAAAATGCTACTGAAGAGGACagaatatatttatttggaCGAGTCGGACAATACTAAGAGTGTCTTATATGAATTAGATAGAGAAGATTTTCAACAACTGAAGCATCTCCATATCTTACATAGTTGGCATCTCCCTGAGTTGAGGACATCCTTCAAAAACTTGAAAGTTTTAAGGGTGGAAGATTGTGAGAAATTAAGATTTATCTTCTCATCATCGATAGCCAGAGGTCTTTCACTACTTGAAAAATTGAAGATAACAAGATGCAACAATGTGGGTGCAATATTCGTGAAAGGAGAAGACGGAATAGAAGAGGCCGGAGATTTGATGTTGTTCAGTCGACTGCAAACCTTGCATCTAAGGGATCTTCCAAAGCTCGTGAGCTTCTTAAGCACAAGAGAAACCAATTCGGAGGGCAACGGCCATGATCTTCAGGTGCCGCTTCTACATCATCAG CTTTCCTTCCCTAGTTTGAAAAAACTGCATCTGCAACATCTGCCCAAAATAAAGCATGTTTGGAGTAATGTTAACGGATGTGAGAGTTTGAAGTCTCTAAAGATAGAAGATTGTGGGGTAATGGAGGAAATTGTTGCCAGAGAAGACGGGACAGATCCAACAACGAGGTTTTTATTCCCCAGCCTAACTCTTCTAAGCCTTGATGGGTTGCCAAAACTCAAGTGGTTTTTCCAAGGGGTGCGTACTTTGGAATTGCCGTCGTCCAAGGAATTAGATGAGCAGGGAGGCACACTTTTTGGGATTGAAGAG GACGAACTCCCTTCGACATCCATTCAAAAATTGAGAGTTTTGGAGCTGAACAATTGTGAGAAATTAAGATTTATCTTCTCATCATCTATAGCCAGAGGCCTTTCACTACTTGAAGAACTGGAAATAACAAGTTGCAACAATGTGGGTGCGATAGttgtgaaagaagaaaaagacggAATAGAAAATGGAGATGTAATATTGTTCCATCAACTGCAAACCTTGAAGCTAGATGACCTTCCAGAGCTCGTGAGCTTCTTAAGCACAAGAAGTTCATTCATGACTGATTGCGGGCAAATCATTGGAGAGGGCAACCACGATCTTCACATGCCACTTCTACATCATCAG GTTTCCTTCCCTAGCTTGCAAACACTATGTATGGAGAGTCTACCCAAAATAAAGCACATATGGAGCTGTGGTCAAGAAcccaaaacatttttcaaatgtgtagAGCAATTGAAAACACTTTGGATTAAGAATTGTGAGGTACTGGAGGAAATTgttggaggtggaggaggagcAGGAGCAGTAGCAAGGACATTATTGGAGTTCCCTCGAGTAACAAATTTGAGACTTGAAAATTTAAAGAGACTCAAGTGGTTTTACAAAGGAGTGCATGTTTCAAAATGGCCCATGTTGGAAGAGATTTGGATTAGAGGATGTGAGAAAGTGGAGATATTTGCTTCAGGAGTTGTGAGCTTTGAAGAAACAGTTGAAGATAGGCCGTCTGAGATGTCCATTAAACAACCCATTTTCTTGGTGGATGAG CTCTCGTTTTCGAGCTTGAAGAAGTTGCACATTTGGAACATGCATAAGTTGGAAATTATATGGCAGGATCAAGTGGCCGCAa GCAGCCTCTTGGTTTGTGGAATATGGaacaggaagaaaaaaaaggaagcagAGACTCCTGTAGAGGCACCTACTGAACCAGAGTCTTACATGAAGGAACAAGAagataacaaaaacaaatcagaCTCTCCTGTCGAGGCACCTATGAAACCAGATTATAAAAAGAAGGAAACAGAGGCATCTACTGGACCAGAgtcatcaaaaaaagaaaaccccgAAATCATTAGAGGCTGA